The genomic DNA CCCGGCCTCGGCGTAAAGGTTGTTGAGATCGCCGTGCCAGCGCTCCAGCAGGGCCCGGGCGGCGCCGGCGAGGCGCTGCCGCTGGAGATCTTTCCGCACCGGCCCGCGGTAGGAGCGCGCCATGACCCGGTCCACGGCCTCGCACCAGTCGGGCCGCGCGGCCGCCGCCGCCCGGAGGTCCAGCAGCCCCTCCCGGCGCAGTTCGCAAAAGGTCTCCTCCACGCTGGCACGGCGCACCGGCGCTCCCATCAGGATGGTGAGCGCCAGGAGTTCCCAACGTCCGGCGGGCGTGCCGGCGTCGATAGCTTCACCGTAGCGCTGGAGCGTTCGCGGCGGGGCCTGTTGCGACCAGAAGCGCACCAGCGCGCCGGCCACTGCCGCCCGGCGTTCGCTCGGGCGGTCCCGCTCGTCCGGTGAGATGGCCGTTTCGGCCCACGCCCCTTCTGGCGCTCCGCCGGGCCGGAGGGCCTCCGCCAGCATCCGGGATAGGGTCTGGCCGTTTTGCTGCAGCAACGCCCCGAAACCGGAACGCAGCAAGAGTTCTCGCGCCGAGTTGCCGATCTGCGCCGCAAGCGCCAGCAGTAAGGCCTCCGGCGGATAGTTGCCCTGAGAAGCCATTTACTCCGGTCGCCTCCCCGGTTCACCGCAGGAGGCCGGCCGGCAGGCCAGCGTAGGCCGCGTACATCGGGGCGAGGCCCGTGTCGTGATGGCCCGTCAGCTATCTTATCTTATCCACGCCCGGCGTGTCATCGGCTGGGGCGTCCGTCCGCCCGGGGCTTCGGTAGAAGCGAAGCCGCATCACGCCCGGCACTTGCACCGGCTCCAGTCCCCGCGTCCACGCGGGCGGCGGGATGCTGGTGTCGTGATAGTGGTACACGCCGGGAATGGGGTTGTCGGCCTCCGAAGCGGACAGCACCTGCCAGCTCACCCGCACGCACTCGAGCCACGCTTCCCGCTCGAGCGGCGCCCGCATGGGGTGCAGGATGGCTTCCCGGTTGGGGTCGCCTCGGTTCCAGCACGAAAACTGATAGGGGCGGGTAACGACCTCCCAGACCGAGTGGCCGAACCGGTGAGCCGGGTCGCGAGCGCGGTTCCGGATCACCCACGCCACGGCCCGGCGCGTCGCATCCCCCTCGCCCCGCACCTCGCCGAAGACGGTCTTCGCCATGTACATCCAGTTGGTAAACTCATCGGGCAGGACCGGTTCGATCACGCGCCTCACCCGGGGGCAGGCTATGCCCGGCGCCTAACGGGCGCCGCAGGACCCGGAGAGGAGATGCGACCCCATGCCGCCCGAGGATCGGCCCCGCACCCGCCGCCGGGGGCAGACGCCCAAGCAGTTCATTGAGGTGGGCGGCGAGAAGCTGCCCGTCTGGATCGAGCAGGGCCAGGTGCGCACCGTGCTGCCGTTCGACATCGACTTCGTGCGCCTCGCCCAACTGCTGAAGTCCGCCGGCTACTTCTACGCCAACCATCCCGAGCGGGTGGACACGCAGGGGTGGGGGCCGCGGTTCGATCAGGAAGGGTACTACCCCTACTGGGTTTTCCGGGAGGGGCTGCCCCGGCCCGCCGGCGGCCGCTCCCGAACGGTCTTCGCCTTCCCGCCGCAGGAGTACGTGCAGCCGGGTCTCCCGGCGACCCGCCCTGAACGCCCCCGCAAGATGCCCAAGGCCCGCGCGCCCGCCCCCGACGCCGAATTCGCCGCCGAACTGGCGCCGCCGGCCCGACCCGTGGTGGGCCCTAGGGCCGAAGAGGAACTGCGCCGCTGGGTGCCCTTTCTTCGCCAGGCGGCCCGCCCGGCGCAGGGAGACGCCTCCAGCCCCCCGAATGGGTAAGGGTGCAGACCTTCCAGCGCTTCCGTCACACCGCTGCCGAGAGCGTGGCCACCTACGCGAGGGCGCTTCGCACGTTCTCGCCCGGCGCCCGCCTTTACCTGTGGCACACCGCTGTCAGCGGCATCTCGTTCAGCATGTACGCGCTCCTGCTGAACCTGTACCTCTACAGCCTCGGCTACCGGCAGGACTTCATGGGGCTCATGAACGCCCTGCCCGCTGTCGTGGTGCTGGCGTTGGGGCTTCCTGCCGGGAGCTTCGCCGACCGCCGGGGATACCGTACGCTTCTCATCGCAGGGGTGGCCATCCTGGCCGCTTCGGGCTTCGGGCTGGCCCTGTCGCGTTCGGCCGCCGCCCTGCTCTTCTACTCGCTGCTTTCAGGCGTCGGCAGCACCATGACGTGGGTCATTGGAACGCCGTATCTGGCCGCCCAGTCGGGCGAGCGCGAGCGGGTGGAACTGTTCGCCGTGCACTTTGCCCTCATCACGGCAACCGGCTTTTTGGGGAGCCTGCTTGCGGGGCAGGTCCCGGAACTGGCCGCCCGTTATCTCGGAACGGACGCCATGTCCTGGCAGGCGCTGAGGGCAGGCATGCTCGGGGCGGCGGCGCTCGGCGTCGTCTCGCTGGTTCCCCTGCTGCAGCTGCCCTCCGAGCCGCCGCGTGCGCCGGGTCGCGAGAGGCCGCCGCTCCTGCCGGATCGCACGGAGCGGCGGCTGTTCGTAAAGATTCTGCTGCCGGCCGGGCTCATCGGGTTCGGGGCCGGCGTGATGGTCACGTTCTTCCAGATCTTCTTCCGGCTGCGGTTCGGGCTGGAGCCGGGGGAGATCGGCGCCATCTTCGCCCTCACGTCGGTGTTCAACGCGGCCGGCTCGCTTCTGACCCCGCCCCTGGCCCGGCGCATCGGCAAGGTACGCACCGTGGCGCTCACCCAGGCGCTGTCGATCCCGTTCCTGCTGGTGCTGACCTTCTCGTATGACCTGCGCTGGGCGGCCGTGGCCTTCTACGCCCGGTCGGTGCTGATGAACATGGGCGGCCCCATCGCGGTGGCGTTCGCGATGGAGCTGGTGCCGGCGCACCGCCGCGCCACCCTCTCCAGCCTGGAGGCCATGCTGGGGAGCCTGGGCAGGGGCGGCCTGGGGCCGGTGGTGAGCGGCCTTCTGCAGGTGAAGGGCGGGTTCGAGCCGGCGTTCACCCTGACGACCCTGAGCTACGTGGCGGCCACGGTGCTCTTCTGGACGTTCTTCAAGGACGCCGAGCGCGGATCGACGGCAACCGCCTCGATCTCGACGGCCGCGCCCCGGGGCAGCTCGGCCACGGCCACGGTCGAGCGGGCCGGCGCCGGTTCGGGGAAGAACTCGGCGTAGACCCGGTTCACCTCGGCGAAGTCCCCCATCGACCGCAGGAAGATGGTGGTCTTCACAACGTGTTCGAACGTGGCGCCGCAGGCCGCCAGGATGGCCTTGAGGTTGCTCAGCACCTGCCGCACCTGCACCTCGATGGGCCCCTCAACCAGTTGCCCGGTGGCGGGGTCGAGGGCGATCTGCCCGGAGACGTAGATGAAGCCGTTTGCCCGGATGGCCTGCGAGTACGGGCCGATGGCGGCGGGCGCCTTATCCGTGCGGACGGCTTCTCGCAGCGGCGTTTCGTGGGGCTCGGTCATGGCTACCACCTCGCGGATGCGATTAGCGCCAGGAAAACAATGGCCAGGTATGTCATGGAATACCGGAAAAGCTGCCCGTCCACCTGCCGGCTGGGGCGCAGGTAGGCTCGGGCCGCCAGGGCCACGTACACGGCGCTGGCCGCGCCCGCCACGCCCAGGTACCCCCACCCGCCGACTCCCAAGAACGGCGGCAGCACGGCCACCACGGCGAGCGCCGCCGTGTAGGCGAGCATCTGCCGCCGTGTGCTGTGCGCCCCTCTCGTGTTGGGCATCATGGGAACGCCCGCCCGCCGGTACTCTTCCTCAGCCAGCAGCGCCAGCGACCAGAAGTGAGGCGGCGTCCACAAGAAGATGATGCCGAACAGCACCCAGGGCGCCAGGCCCAGCGGGGCATCGGCCGCGGCCCAACCGATGAGCGGCCCCATGGCGCCGGCAGCGCCGCCGATGACGATGTTGTGCGGGGTGCGCCGCTTCAGCCAGAGGCTGTAGACGCCCACGTAAATCAAGAACCCCGTCAGAGTCAGGGCGGCGGCGAACAACCCCACCCACCGCAGCATGATCGCAAGCCCCGCCGCCGCCAGCGCCAGCCCGTACACCAGGGC from Bacillota bacterium includes the following:
- a CDS encoding RidA family protein codes for the protein MTEPHETPLREAVRTDKAPAAIGPYSQAIRANGFIYVSGQIALDPATGQLVEGPIEVQVRQVLSNLKAILAACGATFEHVVKTTIFLRSMGDFAEVNRVYAEFFPEPAPARSTVAVAELPRGAAVEIEAVAVDPRSASLKNVQKSTVAAT
- a CDS encoding heme o synthase: MKADTLPAAQAAGAWQRAGRVAKDYYRLAKPDIVMLILLTALGGLLAAPGAGISLGLALATLAGVGLTSAGGGVLNCYIDRDIDALMRRTARRAIPAGRVPARHALVYGLALAAAGLAIMLRWVGLFAAALTLTGFLIYVGVYSLWLKRRTPHNIVIGGAAGAMGPLIGWAAADAPLGLAPWVLFGIIFLWTPPHFWSLALLAEEEYRRAGVPMMPNTRGAHSTRRQMLAYTAALAVVAVLPPFLGVGGWGYLGVAGAASAVYVALAARAYLRPSRQVDGQLFRYSMTYLAIVFLALIASARW
- a CDS encoding cell wall hydrolase → MRRVIEPVLPDEFTNWMYMAKTVFGEVRGEGDATRRAVAWVIRNRARDPAHRFGHSVWEVVTRPYQFSCWNRGDPNREAILHPMRAPLEREAWLECVRVSWQVLSASEADNPIPGVYHYHDTSIPPPAWTRGLEPVQVPGVMRLRFYRSPGRTDAPADDTPGVDKIR